A DNA window from Pseudomonas tohonis contains the following coding sequences:
- the recC gene encoding exodeoxyribonuclease V subunit gamma, translated as MLNLYHANDLESLGELACTLLVQPQRDPLAPSRVVVPSQGMGRWLTLQLARREGIAMQLDIQLPARFIWDLTRQALGALPPQSAFNPVTLSWRLYDWLCEPANLERTPRLAQYLDGGDERRRLTLAARIADVLDQYLLYRDDWLAAWERGELLGLGADEQWQALLWRELTADGHPHRARLLGDLLARLHDDAPIEGLPERLIVFGISSLPPHHMRVLEGLARHCEVILFALNPCREAWGDIRDIRELAALPEPGIDDWYLDVGHPLLASLGKQGRDFFDALFTLGGQEVGIYAEDQDLADDSLLRAIQNDILRLRTRRADERMALRAGDRSLEVHVCHSPLREVEVLHDQLLARFAADPGLTPDQVVVLTPDIERYAPYIEAVFAPREGVPRIPFSLADRSLRAELPLVEAFLALLDLAQSRFAAEELLGWLEQPALAVRAGIEAEDLPLVRDWLREAGVRWGRDGRHRARLGLPEEDAFSWRQGLERLVLGFAAPPRLAGDAPPLLGDSWPLDALEGARAQLLGRLAGFIQRLGHLADDLARPRPLADWAETLQGLIDQLFDEREAGETLLLLSQACGDLRKQAEAAGIERPIDMSLVRQQLVAALDAGSGASGFLTGAVTFCTMVPMRSLPFRLVCLLGLDDGAFPRRTPAAGFDLITRKPRRGDRARRLDDRYLLLETLQSARDGLYLSYVGRDPRDNAHLPPSVLISELLETIDLTATAGDAKASEQVLISHPLQPFASGNFAGGSHAGFSAPWFRAAQRLAEVPREPDAPFALPLPEPDADWLTLEPAQLIQCFRHPARFLLEQRLGLRLAEAEEALASDEPFALEGPAWRGLRQLALDAVERGWSEADERRIARAAGWLPTGELGHALWGQLRGPVRAFAPRLFEARPDSAPQPLLVDISLAGVRIHGWLDGVTEDGLFGWRLNRLGEWELAPFWLRHLLLNLSATPGIARESRLLSPAGDWQAGPLANAGALLEPWLRAYRDALCEPLPLLTKASHGFASGWRKPGRKEPLDAARSKARIAWDGIDFGPVGESRDPWYALAFRDRDPLDARFELLAETLLGPALDALADDGEEDA; from the coding sequence ATGCTCAACCTCTACCACGCCAATGACCTGGAAAGCCTCGGCGAGCTGGCCTGCACCCTGCTCGTGCAGCCCCAGCGCGACCCGTTGGCGCCCTCGCGCGTGGTGGTTCCCAGCCAGGGCATGGGGCGCTGGCTGACGCTGCAACTGGCGCGGCGCGAGGGCATCGCCATGCAGCTCGACATCCAGCTGCCCGCGCGCTTCATCTGGGACCTGACCCGCCAGGCCCTGGGCGCGCTGCCGCCGCAGTCGGCGTTCAACCCGGTGACCCTGTCCTGGCGCCTCTACGACTGGCTGTGCGAGCCCGCCAACCTCGAACGCACGCCGCGCCTGGCGCAGTACCTGGACGGCGGCGACGAGCGCCGCCGCCTGACCCTGGCGGCGCGCATCGCCGACGTGCTCGACCAGTACCTGCTGTACCGCGACGACTGGCTGGCCGCCTGGGAGCGCGGCGAGCTGCTCGGCCTCGGCGCCGACGAACAGTGGCAGGCGTTGCTCTGGCGCGAGCTGACCGCCGACGGGCACCCGCACCGGGCGCGCCTGCTCGGCGACCTGCTGGCCCGGCTGCACGACGACGCGCCCATCGAGGGTCTGCCGGAGCGGCTCATCGTCTTCGGCATCAGCAGCCTGCCGCCGCACCACATGCGCGTGCTGGAGGGGCTGGCGCGGCATTGCGAGGTCATCCTCTTCGCCCTCAACCCCTGCCGCGAGGCCTGGGGCGACATCCGCGACATCCGCGAGCTGGCCGCCCTGCCGGAGCCCGGCATCGACGACTGGTACCTCGATGTCGGCCATCCGCTGCTGGCCAGCCTGGGCAAGCAGGGGCGGGATTTCTTCGATGCCCTCTTCACCCTCGGCGGCCAGGAGGTCGGCATCTACGCCGAAGACCAGGACCTGGCCGACGACAGCCTGCTGCGCGCCATCCAGAACGACATCCTGCGCCTGCGCACCCGCCGCGCCGACGAGCGCATGGCCCTGCGCGCGGGCGACCGTTCGCTGGAAGTGCACGTCTGTCATTCGCCCCTGCGCGAGGTGGAGGTGCTGCACGACCAGCTGCTGGCGCGCTTCGCCGCCGACCCCGGGCTGACCCCCGACCAGGTGGTGGTGCTGACCCCCGACATCGAGCGCTACGCCCCCTACATCGAGGCGGTGTTCGCCCCGCGCGAAGGCGTGCCGCGCATCCCCTTCAGCCTCGCCGACCGCAGCCTGCGCGCCGAGCTGCCCTTGGTGGAGGCCTTCCTCGCCCTGCTCGACCTGGCCCAGAGCCGCTTCGCCGCCGAGGAACTGCTCGGCTGGCTGGAGCAGCCGGCCCTGGCCGTGCGCGCCGGCATCGAGGCCGAGGATTTGCCCCTGGTCCGCGACTGGCTGCGCGAGGCTGGTGTGCGCTGGGGCCGCGATGGCCGCCATCGCGCGCGCCTGGGCCTGCCGGAAGAGGACGCCTTCAGCTGGCGCCAGGGCCTGGAGCGCCTGGTGCTGGGCTTCGCCGCCCCGCCCCGGTTGGCTGGCGATGCCCCGCCCCTGCTGGGCGACAGCTGGCCGCTGGACGCACTGGAAGGCGCCCGCGCCCAATTGCTCGGGCGCCTGGCCGGCTTTATCCAGCGCCTGGGTCATCTCGCCGACGACCTGGCCCGCCCGCGCCCGCTGGCGGACTGGGCCGAGACCCTGCAGGGCCTGATCGACCAGCTGTTCGACGAGCGCGAGGCCGGCGAAACCCTGCTGCTGCTGTCCCAGGCCTGCGGCGATTTGCGCAAGCAGGCCGAGGCGGCGGGCATCGAGCGGCCCATCGACATGAGCCTGGTGCGCCAGCAACTGGTGGCCGCGCTGGATGCCGGCAGCGGCGCCTCGGGCTTCCTCACCGGCGCGGTGACCTTCTGCACCATGGTGCCGATGCGCAGCCTGCCGTTCCGCCTGGTGTGCCTGCTCGGCCTGGACGACGGCGCCTTCCCCCGGCGCACCCCTGCCGCCGGCTTCGACCTGATCACCCGCAAGCCGCGCCGGGGCGACCGCGCGCGGCGCCTCGACGACCGCTACCTGTTGCTGGAAACCCTGCAGTCGGCGCGCGACGGCCTCTACCTCAGCTACGTGGGCCGCGACCCGCGCGACAACGCGCACCTGCCGCCCTCGGTGCTGATCAGCGAGCTGCTGGAAACCATCGACCTCACGGCCACCGCAGGCGACGCCAAGGCCAGCGAGCAGGTGCTGATCAGCCACCCGCTGCAGCCCTTCGCTTCCGGCAACTTCGCCGGTGGCAGCCATGCCGGCTTCTCCGCCCCCTGGTTCCGGGCGGCGCAGCGCCTGGCCGAGGTGCCCCGCGAGCCGGACGCGCCCTTCGCCCTGCCGCTGCCCGAGCCCGACGCCGACTGGCTGACCCTGGAACCTGCGCAACTCATCCAGTGCTTCCGCCACCCGGCGCGCTTCCTTCTCGAACAGCGCCTGGGCCTGCGCCTGGCCGAGGCCGAGGAGGCGCTGGCCAGCGACGAGCCCTTCGCCCTGGAAGGCCCCGCCTGGCGCGGCCTGCGCCAGCTGGCCCTGGACGCCGTGGAGCGCGGCTGGTCGGAGGCGGACGAACGCCGCATCGCCCGTGCCGCCGGCTGGCTGCCCACCGGTGAGCTGGGCCATGCGCTCTGGGGCCAGCTGCGCGGCCCGGTGCGCGCCTTCGCCCCGCGCCTGTTCGAGGCGCGCCCGGACAGCGCCCCGCAGCCGCTGCTGGTGGACATCAGCCTGGCCGGGGTGCGCATCCACGGCTGGCTGGACGGCGTCACCGAAGACGGCCTGTTCGGCTGGCGCCTCAACCGCCTCGGCGAATGGGAGCTGGCGCCCTTCTGGCTGCGCCACCTGCTGCTCAACCTCTCGGCCACCCCCGGCATCGCCCGTGAAAGCCGCCTGCTCTCGCCCGCCGGCGACTGGCAGGCTGGTCCCCTGGCCAACGCCGGGGCGCTGCTCGAGCCCTGGCTGCGCGCCTACCGCGACGCCCTGTGCGAACCCCTGCCGCTGCTGACCAAGGCCAGCCATGGCTTCGCCTCCGGCTGGCGCAAGCCCGGCCGCAAGGAACCCCTCGACGCCGCCCGTAGTAAGGCGCGCATCGCCTGGGACGGCATCGACTTCGGCCCCGTGGGCGAATCCCGCGACCCCTGGTACGCCCTCGCCTTCCGCGACCGAGACCCGCTGGACGCACGCTTCGAACTTCTCGCCGAAACCCTCCTCGGCCCGGCCCTGGACGCCCTGGCGGACGACGGGGAGGAGGACGCATGA
- a CDS encoding Fic family protein, whose product MADLRGLHELDPARFESRSILRKLTTASRALAELKGVASSIPHQGILINTLGMQEAKDSSAIENIVTTHDDLFRDDAFPDSSNSPAAKEVLRYRQALHVGFASVRETGLLTTNQIIDIQAELERNNAGLRRLPGTTLKDGLGRVVYTPPQDAERVVELMRDLERFINDDELFDADPLVKMALIHHQFESIHPFYDGNGRAGRIVNVLYLLKCGMLDIPVLYLSRHIVRHKAEYYRLLQAVRDDGQWEDWVLFMLAAVEETARQAIGTIEAIKAALLDYKHRIRAQHRFYSQDLINNLFTHPYTKIEFVMRDLGVSRLTATRYLQELTDSGFLEKRRIGRSNYYSNLALNAVLTGDDLRDDA is encoded by the coding sequence ATGGCTGATCTGCGCGGGTTGCACGAACTCGACCCGGCCCGTTTCGAGAGCAGGTCGATACTCCGCAAACTGACCACGGCCAGCCGCGCGCTGGCTGAGCTCAAGGGCGTGGCGTCGTCCATTCCCCATCAGGGCATTCTGATCAACACGTTGGGCATGCAGGAGGCCAAGGACAGCTCGGCCATCGAGAACATCGTTACCACCCATGACGATTTGTTCCGTGACGATGCATTCCCCGATTCCTCCAACAGCCCCGCTGCCAAGGAGGTCCTGCGCTACCGCCAGGCGCTCCACGTCGGATTCGCCTCCGTGCGCGAAACCGGCTTGTTGACGACCAATCAGATCATCGATATCCAGGCCGAGCTTGAGCGCAACAATGCAGGTTTGCGTCGGCTTCCGGGAACCACGCTCAAGGATGGCCTGGGGCGGGTGGTCTATACGCCTCCTCAGGATGCCGAACGTGTTGTCGAGCTGATGCGTGACCTGGAGCGATTCATCAACGACGACGAGCTTTTCGATGCCGACCCGCTGGTGAAGATGGCGCTGATCCACCACCAGTTCGAGAGCATCCACCCGTTCTACGACGGCAATGGCCGGGCGGGCCGTATCGTCAACGTCCTGTATCTGCTCAAGTGCGGAATGCTGGATATCCCGGTGCTCTACCTGAGCCGCCATATCGTGCGTCACAAGGCCGAGTACTACCGCTTGCTGCAAGCCGTGCGCGACGATGGGCAATGGGAAGACTGGGTGCTGTTCATGCTGGCGGCGGTCGAGGAAACCGCGCGCCAGGCCATCGGCACGATCGAGGCAATCAAGGCTGCGCTGCTCGACTACAAGCACCGTATACGGGCGCAGCACAGGTTCTACAGCCAGGACCTGATCAACAACCTGTTTACCCATCCCTACACCAAGATCGAGTTTGTCATGCGCGATCTGGGCGTATCCCGCCTGACCGCCACGCGCTACCTGCAGGAACTCACCGACAGTGGGTTCCTTGAGAAACGCCGGATCGGTCGCTCCAACTACTACAGCAACCTGGCGCTGAACGCGGTGCTCACCGGCGACGACCTGAGGGACGACGCATGA
- the recB gene encoding exodeoxyribonuclease V subunit beta — protein sequence MSLDLLNDPFTGRSLIEASAGTGKTWTLTALYARLLLERRLGVGQILVVTYTTAATAELRERIRARLAALLAVYEGAEAPDPVLAGLHAQYPGEDAHRRLLLAVHGFDEAAIFTIHGFCQRALQDAAFEAGGDFDSELTADDREVLDGLLADLWRAELAAAEPAWARFLAQKRITPQSLRQRLRSHLGKPYLRIEPRDGELGDLGAASEAWTHARDIWLRDAQACLSDLAAFDGLNKRSYDAARFALWQGELDAYFADPAALFAAPTGLEKLGREALSKACKKGFELPGHALNAALQGLLEALEEARPAGEARLIDLQVRLLDTLNRELPARKAAQRMLAFDDLLNRLDQSLQGPAGEALAAALRERYPVALIDEFQDTDPVQYAIFRRIYPGGDEGGDLCFVGDPKQAIYAFRGADLATYLKARDEAARQYSLNTNHRSVPALIAALNRVFDRPLPFAEPGLAYPPVGASDKARAQLVLPEAGAPLELVWLGDEPLGKGEAGNAVAIDTARRIAALLAASGRGEAYFDEAGVRTPLRGGDIAVLVASHRQAGDVAEQLAARGVPSVRRGRDSVWHSAEAEELAAVLAAYAEPGREGVLRYALATRLLGRDAQALARCQDDEHAWDQEREDAERYHQFWQQQGFMRAFRAWLDEQRVAERLIALPDGERRLTNLLHLAELLQTESLQRPGLEPLLAWFNAQRAAESHGDDALLRLESDAERVQIVTVHTSKGLEYPLVFCPYLWDGALLRRDEDITCHAEDGTPLLDLGGADYDDNRERARRERFAERLRLAYVALTRARDRLWLHWGPVALPRAKKDGELPEDGLHSSALAWLLHGRELPGEALLGELAGHLAALDGAGLRHELQSLADASGGDIALVPCRDAEASAQGETRAAPPAALAHLQRGLHSAWRVGSFSGLAAGMHMEAPDRDAFFVPPATDPGAGFYGFPRGARAGTCLHAILEDWVRGEGELEDLVPLHLLGHGLPEDWAAIAIEQLRKVLDADLDGRGLALSRLEPSRRLPELGFTFPVAQLDIQGLRTVLADPAHGLPEPMRLAAERLEFDTLNGFMKGFIDLTFEHQGRWYIADYKSNWLGPDASYYGGERLEQAIAAEHYHLQYLIYLVALRRFLRLRLDGFASEQLGGAYYLFLRGMPDAGVYFHRPGDALLDALDRLFEEGRP from the coding sequence ATGAGCCTCGACCTGCTCAACGATCCCTTCACCGGGCGCAGCCTGATCGAGGCCAGCGCCGGCACCGGCAAGACCTGGACCCTGACCGCGCTCTACGCGCGCCTGCTGCTGGAGCGCCGGCTGGGCGTGGGGCAGATCCTGGTGGTCACCTACACCACCGCCGCCACGGCCGAGCTGCGCGAGCGCATCCGCGCGCGGCTGGCGGCGCTGCTCGCCGTCTATGAAGGCGCGGAGGCACCCGACCCGGTGCTCGCCGGGCTGCATGCGCAGTACCCGGGCGAGGACGCCCATCGGCGCCTGCTGCTGGCGGTGCACGGCTTCGACGAGGCGGCCATCTTCACCATCCACGGCTTCTGCCAGCGGGCGCTGCAGGACGCGGCGTTCGAGGCCGGTGGCGATTTCGACAGCGAGTTGACGGCGGACGACCGCGAGGTGCTCGACGGCCTGCTCGCCGACCTGTGGCGCGCCGAGCTGGCGGCGGCGGAGCCCGCCTGGGCGCGGTTCCTCGCGCAGAAGCGCATCACCCCGCAGTCGCTGCGCCAGCGCCTGCGCTCGCACCTGGGCAAGCCCTACCTGCGCATCGAACCGCGCGACGGCGAGCTGGGCGACCTGGGTGCGGCCAGCGAGGCCTGGACCCATGCCCGCGATATCTGGCTGCGTGATGCACAGGCCTGCCTGTCGGACCTGGCCGCCTTCGACGGGCTCAACAAGCGGAGCTACGACGCCGCCAGGTTCGCCCTCTGGCAGGGTGAGCTGGACGCCTATTTCGCCGACCCGGCGGCGCTGTTCGCCGCGCCCACGGGCCTGGAGAAGCTGGGTCGCGAAGCCCTGTCCAAGGCGTGCAAGAAGGGCTTCGAGCTGCCCGGGCACGCGCTCAATGCCGCGCTGCAGGGTCTGCTGGAGGCGCTGGAGGAAGCCAGGCCCGCCGGCGAGGCCCGGCTGATCGACCTGCAGGTGCGCCTGCTCGACACCCTCAACCGCGAGCTGCCGGCGCGCAAGGCGGCGCAGCGCATGCTGGCCTTCGACGACCTGCTCAACCGCCTCGACCAGTCGCTGCAAGGCCCTGCCGGCGAGGCGCTGGCCGCCGCCCTGCGCGAACGCTACCCGGTGGCGCTGATCGACGAATTCCAGGACACCGACCCGGTGCAGTACGCCATCTTCCGGCGCATCTACCCGGGTGGGGACGAGGGCGGCGACCTGTGCTTCGTCGGTGACCCCAAGCAGGCGATCTACGCCTTCCGTGGCGCCGACCTGGCCACCTACCTCAAGGCCCGCGACGAAGCCGCGCGGCAGTACAGCCTGAACACCAACCACCGCTCGGTGCCGGCGCTGATCGCCGCGCTCAACCGGGTCTTCGACCGGCCCCTGCCCTTCGCCGAGCCGGGCCTGGCCTATCCGCCCGTGGGCGCCAGCGACAAGGCCCGCGCGCAGCTGGTGCTGCCCGAGGCGGGGGCGCCGCTGGAGCTGGTGTGGCTGGGCGACGAGCCCCTGGGCAAGGGCGAGGCCGGCAACGCCGTGGCCATCGACACCGCGCGGCGCATCGCCGCCCTGCTGGCCGCCAGCGGCCGGGGCGAGGCTTATTTCGACGAGGCCGGCGTGCGCACGCCCCTGCGCGGCGGTGACATCGCCGTCCTGGTGGCCAGCCACCGCCAGGCGGGCGACGTGGCCGAGCAACTGGCCGCGCGTGGCGTGCCCAGCGTGCGTCGCGGCCGCGACAGCGTCTGGCACAGCGCCGAGGCCGAGGAGCTGGCCGCGGTGCTCGCCGCCTATGCCGAGCCCGGCCGCGAGGGCGTGCTGCGCTATGCCCTGGCCACCCGCCTGCTGGGCCGCGACGCCCAGGCCCTGGCGCGCTGCCAGGACGACGAGCACGCCTGGGACCAGGAGCGCGAAGACGCCGAGCGCTACCACCAGTTCTGGCAACAGCAAGGCTTCATGCGGGCCTTCCGCGCCTGGCTCGACGAGCAGCGCGTCGCCGAACGGCTGATCGCCCTGCCCGACGGCGAGCGCCGCCTGACCAACCTCCTGCACCTGGCCGAACTGCTGCAGACCGAGAGCCTCCAGCGCCCGGGCCTGGAGCCGCTGCTGGCCTGGTTCAACGCCCAGCGCGCGGCCGAGAGCCATGGCGACGACGCCCTGCTGCGCCTGGAAAGCGATGCCGAGCGGGTGCAGATCGTCACCGTGCACACCAGCAAGGGCCTCGAGTACCCGCTGGTGTTCTGCCCCTATCTCTGGGACGGCGCGCTGCTGCGCCGCGACGAAGACATTACCTGCCACGCCGAGGACGGCACCCCGTTGCTGGACCTGGGCGGCGCCGACTACGACGACAACCGCGAGCGCGCCCGCCGCGAGCGCTTCGCCGAGCGCCTGCGCCTGGCCTATGTGGCGCTGACCCGCGCCCGTGATCGCCTCTGGCTGCACTGGGGGCCGGTGGCCCTGCCCAGGGCGAAGAAGGACGGCGAGCTGCCCGAGGATGGCTTGCACAGTAGCGCCCTCGCCTGGCTGCTGCACGGCCGTGAATTGCCCGGCGAGGCGTTGCTCGGCGAACTGGCCGGCCACCTCGCCGCGCTGGATGGCGCCGGCCTGCGCCATGAGCTGCAGAGCCTGGCCGATGCCAGCGGCGGCGACATCGCCCTGGTGCCCTGCCGCGACGCCGAGGCCAGCGCCCAGGGCGAAACCCGCGCCGCGCCGCCGGCCGCCCTGGCGCACCTGCAGCGTGGCCTGCACAGCGCCTGGCGGGTCGGCAGCTTCTCCGGCCTGGCCGCCGGCATGCACATGGAGGCGCCGGACCGCGATGCCTTCTTCGTCCCGCCGGCCACCGACCCGGGCGCCGGCTTCTACGGCTTCCCCCGGGGCGCCCGTGCCGGCACCTGCCTGCACGCGATCCTGGAGGACTGGGTGCGCGGCGAGGGCGAGCTGGAGGACCTGGTGCCGCTGCACCTGCTGGGCCACGGCCTGCCGGAGGACTGGGCGGCGATCGCCATCGAGCAGCTGCGCAAGGTGCTGGATGCCGACCTGGACGGCCGGGGGCTCGCCCTGTCGCGCCTGGAGCCGAGCCGGCGCCTGCCGGAGCTGGGCTTCACCTTCCCGGTGGCGCAGCTGGACATCCAGGGCCTGCGCACGGTGCTGGCCGACCCCGCCCACGGCCTGCCCGAGCCCATGCGCCTGGCCGCCGAGCGCCTGGAGTTCGACACCCTCAACGGCTTCATGAAGGGCTTCATCGACCTGACCTTCGAGCACCAGGGGCGCTGGTACATCGCCGACTACAAGTCCAACTGGCTGGGCCCGGACGCCAGCTACTACGGCGGTGAACGCCTGGAGCAGGCCATCGCGGCCGAGCACTACCACCTGCAGTACCTGATCTACCTGGTGGCGCTGCGGCGCTTCCTGCGCCTGCGCCTGGACGGCTTCGCCAGCGAGCAGCTGGGCGGCGCCTACTACCTGTTCCTGCGCGGCATGCCGGATGCCGGCGTGTACTTCCATCGCCCCGGCGATGCGTTGCTCGATGCCCTGGATCGCCTGTTCGAGGAGGGCCGCCCGTGA
- the recD gene encoding exodeoxyribonuclease V subunit alpha codes for MKLAEWPLGPLERFFAESLLRLDPDAGEAVTAAAALCCQALANGDVCLPLARLAGQRVFDEGAAGLDLPALPDWLAALRASPLVASPGGYAPLTLDGERLYLSRYHAYETRLAASLLAMAGARPPVDEARLAESLARLFARNTQQPDWQRLAAAQAVRRNLAVISGGPGTGKTTTVVRLLAALLEQPGGERLAIGLAAPTGKAAARMAEAIRNAKAELPVDDAIKALLPEEARTLHRLLGSRGDSPQVRHHADNPLPLDVLVVDEASMVDLALMAKLLDALPPGARLVLLGDKDQLSAVEAGAVFAELCEGRGLDAAASADLERITGQRVPVEQPRSRLGDAVVLLTHSHRFAGDSGIGELARRINAGDARGTLELLREARPDLGWNPGPLQGPLLERLDAGYAPFIVAARTGDAQAAFAAFADFRALTAQREGPWGVNGINEALEARIKRRLGIASRERWYPGRAVMVRQNDYALGLFNGDIGICLPTPHGLRVFFEGEAGHRPFAPARLPSHDSAFAMTVHKSQGSEFREVLLALPEQPSPLLSRSLFYTGITRARQRVEVWGLPQRLAEAVSTRAERAAGLAARLAEAQPVVAEPAPVPPPPAPPAGGQMDLF; via the coding sequence GTGAAGCTCGCCGAATGGCCGCTGGGCCCGCTGGAGCGTTTCTTCGCCGAAAGCCTGCTGCGCCTCGACCCTGACGCCGGCGAGGCGGTCACCGCTGCCGCCGCGCTGTGCTGCCAGGCCCTGGCCAACGGCGACGTCTGCCTGCCCCTGGCGCGCCTGGCCGGGCAGCGGGTGTTCGACGAAGGCGCCGCCGGGCTCGACCTGCCGGCCCTGCCCGACTGGCTCGCCGCGCTGCGCGCCTCGCCGCTGGTGGCCAGCCCCGGTGGCTACGCGCCGCTGACCCTGGATGGCGAGCGCCTCTACCTCAGTCGCTACCACGCCTACGAGACGCGCCTGGCCGCCAGCCTGCTGGCCATGGCCGGCGCCCGCCCGCCGGTGGACGAGGCGCGGCTGGCCGAATCCCTGGCCCGGCTGTTCGCCCGCAACACCCAGCAGCCCGACTGGCAGCGCCTGGCCGCCGCCCAGGCGGTGCGGCGCAACCTGGCGGTGATCTCCGGCGGCCCCGGCACCGGCAAGACCACCACCGTGGTGCGCCTGCTCGCCGCGCTGCTCGAACAGCCCGGCGGCGAGCGCCTGGCCATCGGCCTCGCCGCACCCACCGGCAAGGCCGCCGCGCGCATGGCCGAGGCCATCCGCAACGCCAAGGCCGAGCTGCCGGTGGACGATGCCATCAAGGCCCTGCTGCCCGAGGAGGCGCGCACCCTGCACCGCCTGCTGGGCAGCCGTGGCGACAGCCCGCAGGTGCGCCACCACGCCGACAACCCCCTGCCGCTGGACGTGCTGGTGGTGGACGAGGCCTCGATGGTGGACCTGGCGCTGATGGCCAAGCTGCTCGACGCCCTGCCGCCGGGCGCCCGCCTGGTGCTGCTGGGCGACAAGGACCAGCTCTCGGCGGTGGAAGCCGGCGCGGTGTTCGCCGAGCTCTGCGAGGGGCGTGGCCTGGACGCCGCCGCCAGTGCCGACCTGGAGCGCATCACCGGCCAGCGCGTGCCCGTGGAGCAGCCGCGCTCGCGCCTGGGCGACGCCGTGGTGCTGCTGACCCACAGCCACCGCTTCGCCGGCGACAGCGGCATCGGCGAGCTGGCGCGGCGCATCAATGCGGGTGACGCGCGGGGCACCCTGGAACTGCTGCGCGAGGCGCGTCCCGATCTCGGCTGGAACCCCGGCCCGCTGCAAGGCCCGCTGCTGGAGCGCCTGGACGCCGGCTACGCGCCCTTCATCGTCGCCGCGCGCACGGGTGATGCGCAGGCTGCCTTCGCCGCCTTCGCCGACTTCCGCGCCCTCACCGCCCAGCGCGAGGGGCCCTGGGGCGTCAATGGCATCAACGAGGCGCTGGAGGCGCGGATCAAGCGGCGCCTGGGCATCGCCAGCCGCGAGCGCTGGTATCCGGGGCGCGCGGTGATGGTGCGGCAGAACGACTACGCCCTGGGGCTGTTCAATGGCGATATCGGCATCTGCCTGCCCACGCCCCACGGCCTGAGGGTGTTCTTCGAGGGCGAGGCTGGCCATCGCCCCTTCGCCCCGGCGCGGTTGCCCAGCCACGACAGCGCCTTCGCCATGACGGTGCACAAGAGCCAGGGGTCGGAGTTCCGCGAGGTGCTGCTGGCGCTGCCGGAGCAGCCGAGCCCGTTGCTCAGCCGCTCGCTGTTCTACACCGGCATCACCCGCGCCAGGCAGCGCGTGGAGGTCTGGGGCCTGCCGCAGCGCCTGGCCGAGGCGGTGAGCACCCGCGCCGAGCGCGCCGCCGGGTTGGCCGCGCGCCTGGCCGAGGCCCAGCCGGTGGTGGCCGAACCGGCCCCCGTCCCGCCCCCGCCCGCGCCGCCTGCGGGCGGGCAGATGGACCTGTTCTAG
- a CDS encoding alpha/beta hydrolase, protein MIIISSRKDFSNPDQLSETGHLIREVDLANDTVTAVLDFKDLLHLVKGKRLLLLVHGYNNEQYEVFDSYQVIEQQAMVHLANAYDMVLGYSWPGGDQKLDWWQAKKRANAVARMFRFLLDSLAGDAGAVDVMSHSLGARVTLKALKGSPGRIVRNYFCTAPAVDNECFESDEEFADAIPSCERVYIFHSSRDEVLRFAYASSERDLALGLYGPEDKTYIEVATRTVFVANCKKVVSNHGGYKRAAAVYDYIQASFAGGLQRFVTL, encoded by the coding sequence ATGATCATCATCAGTTCGCGCAAGGACTTCTCCAATCCCGACCAGCTCTCCGAGACCGGCCACCTGATTCGCGAGGTGGACCTGGCCAACGACACCGTCACCGCCGTGCTGGACTTCAAGGACCTGCTGCACCTGGTCAAGGGCAAGCGCCTGCTCCTGCTGGTACACGGCTACAACAACGAGCAGTACGAGGTGTTCGACTCCTACCAGGTGATCGAGCAGCAGGCCATGGTCCACCTCGCCAATGCCTACGACATGGTGCTCGGCTACTCCTGGCCCGGCGGCGACCAGAAGCTCGACTGGTGGCAGGCGAAGAAGCGCGCCAATGCCGTGGCGCGGATGTTCCGCTTCCTGCTGGACAGCCTCGCCGGGGATGCCGGCGCCGTGGACGTGATGTCCCACAGCCTCGGCGCGCGGGTCACGCTCAAGGCCCTCAAGGGCTCGCCCGGGCGCATCGTGCGCAACTACTTCTGTACCGCGCCGGCGGTGGACAACGAATGCTTCGAGAGCGACGAGGAGTTCGCCGACGCCATCCCCTCCTGCGAGCGGGTCTACATCTTCCACTCCTCGCGGGACGAGGTGCTGCGCTTCGCCTACGCCTCCTCCGAGCGCGACCTGGCCCTGGGCCTCTACGGCCCCGAGGACAAGACCTATATCGAGGTGGCCACCCGTACGGTGTTCGTCGCCAACTGCAAGAAGGTGGTCTCCAACCATGGCGGCTACAAGCGCGCGGCGGCGGTGTACGACTACATCCAGGCCAGCTTCGCCGGTGGCCTGCAGCGCTTCGTCACCCTGTGA